Proteins from one Juglans microcarpa x Juglans regia isolate MS1-56 chromosome 1S, Jm3101_v1.0, whole genome shotgun sequence genomic window:
- the LOC121247348 gene encoding uncharacterized protein LOC121247348 gives MYEALALRRAATLCVELGFSNIILEGDSQVVVKAASGMEEIWTDYGTIVEDMRILIGSNQIWRVRFVYREANTIAHKLSKLAFKYTDERVWIEECPIEILSDIQKKRYYND, from the coding sequence ATGTATGAAGCTTTAGCTTTACGGAGGGCTGCTACTTTGTGTGTTGAATTGggattttcaaatataatattgGAAGGTGATTCACAGGTTGTAGTTAAGGCTGCAAGTGGAATGGAAGAAATATGGACAGACTATGGAACTATTGTTGAAGATATGAGAATATTGATAGGGAGTAATCAGATTTGGAGAGTTAGATTCGTGTATAGGGAGGCAAATACTATTGCTCATAAACTGTCAAAACTAGCTTTTAAGTATACTGATGAGAGGGTGTGGATAGAGGAATGCCCTATAGAAATACTTAGTgatatacaaaagaaaagataCTATAATGACTGA